The Candidatus Sphingomonas colombiensis genome contains the following window.
AACAGCATCACACCGCCGGCGATGCGGAAACTCGCCAGCTCGATACCAAGCCCATGGAGCAGCTTTTCTCCGAACAGCGCGAAGACGGTGAGGATAAGCGTCGATACGCCGACGGCGCGGATCGCCATCGCCCGGCGATGCGCCGCCTCGGCCCCCGAAGTGAGCCCCGCGAAGATCGGCGCGCAACCTGGGGGATCGATCACCACGAAAAAGGTGGCGAAGGCGGAGATGAACAGTTCGATCATCGCAGGCGTGTCAAATGTCGCAGCTCACGCCCTGCCGCCGGCACGCGGAAACCAGCGCGTTGCGCAGCAGGCAGGCGATCGTCATCGGCCCGACGCCGCCCGGCACCGGGGTCATCGCGCCGGCGACCGCCGCGCAGGCCGGATCGATATCGCCGACCAGCCCTGCCTCAGTGCGGTTGATGCCCACGTCGATCAGCGTCGCGCCGGGCTTCACCCAATCGGGCTTGACCATGCCGGCACGCCCCACCGCCGCGACCACGATATCGGCACGGCGCACCACATCCGGCAGGTCGCGGGTGCGTGAATGCGCGACCGTCACGGTGCAGCTTGCACCAATCAGCAATTGCGCCATTGGCTTGCCGACGATGTTCGACCGCCCGATCACCACCGCATCCTTGCCCGAAAGATCGCCCAGTTCGTCCTTGAGCAGCATCAGGCAGCCAAGTGGCGTGCACGGCACGAACCCTTCCAGCCCGGTCGCGAGTCGCCCCGCATTGACCGGATGAAAGCCATCGACATCCTTGTCCGGATCGATCCGTGTGATCACCACACGCTCATCGATATGCGAAGGCAACGGAAGCTGGACGAGGATACCATCAACGGCCGGGTCGGCGTTGAGCCGCTCGACCAGCGCGACCAGCTCCGCCTCGCTTGCGGTATCCGGCAGGCGATGTTCGAAGCTCTCCATGCCAGCCGCGAGCGTCGCTTTGCCCTTTGAGCGAACATAGACCGACGAGGCAGGATCGTCGCCGACCAGTACAACCGCCAGCCCCGGCTTGCGGCCGCCTTCCGCCAGCAGCTTCGCCGCGCCTTGCGCCACGCGGGCGCGCAACCCGGCAGCGAATGCTTTTCCATCGATCGTCTTTGCAGTCATGGGGCGTCGCCATAAAGCGCGCGGGCGCGTTCGGCCAGCGCCTGTGCATCTCCCGTGATCGCCAACCGCTTAAGTCTGGCACTTTCGCCGGCAACAATCGCCACATCGCGCTTCGGCACACCGAATACTTTGGCGATGAGCGCGATCAGCGCCGCATTGGCGGCGCCATCCACAGGCGGGGCAGAAATCCGCGCGGCGAAATGTTCCGGTGTTCCCGCCGTCAGCGTATCACGGCCACCGCGCGGGGTGACACGGACGGCAAGAACGAGGCCCTCGGTTGTTTCCTTCCAGGCGCTCAGAGGCTGCCGATCATAACGCTGGCGGCGACATTATTCAGGACGATGCGAAGGATCGCGATACCGATCAGCACGACCGCGGGCGCCAGATCGAGGCCGCCAAGATTGGGCATGATGCGTCGGATCGGGCGATAGAGCGGCTCGGTCAGCCGATCGAAGCCATAGGCCATGCTCCGCACGAAGTTCGACTGCATGTTGACCACATTGAACGTGATCAGCAGCGAGAGAACGAACTGGATAACGATGATCCACCACGCGACGTTCAACAACACCTGCAGGATCTGAATGATGGTGAGCGTCAGCACGCGGCCCTCTTTTTCAATGTAGCTCTGGCCAATCGCCTAGCCCAAGCAACCGCCCCGCGACAATGCCTCAGACCGATTCCGCTTGATGACGGCCGCGCGCAAAAAGAAAGCCGCCGGCACTGGGCCGACGGCTTCTCTGGACCAAAAAGGGTAACGTACGTGTCAGGCGTAGGCGACACTCGTGCGGCGGCGACGCATCGCCCCGCCAATCGCGCCAAAGCCAAGGATCATCAGCGCCCAGGTCGCCGGTTCAGGCACCGCGCGGGCGAGATTGTCGAATTCGAACGAATTCTGCTCCGACGAGAAGGTTGCGCCGTTGATCAACGGGCCGCCATTAGCATTGTACGTAACGACGCCATTGCTGCCGTTCGCGGACTGATTACCACTTGGGAACACCAGATCGTTGATGATCTGGCCGCCAACATAGGTAATCGAGCTGCCGCCCACGAAATGCAGCGTCAGCGAATTGTACGTGTCGAGCGAACCCAGCACGAAAGAGAAGAGAGAGGTCGGCGCGAAACTGGTCGTCCAGGTGCCTCCCCCGAGCACGGAACCGAAGTTGCCGGTGCTGCCATCGGCCGGGCGCGCGCCATTCGAGCTGCTTGTGTCATAAGCAAAGGCATTGGTGCCGCCGGGTAAGGCCGCCCCAGGCGCGAAGCTGTCAAAGTTTTGAAATACGACGGTTCCCGCTGCGGTCGTCCCCGAGCCGCCAGCGAAAGAGACTGTAGGCGCCGCCATGGCGCTTACCGAGCTAACCGCAAGCGCAGCTGCCCCAAAAATCGCGATACTCTTCATAACCTGCTCCCATTGCCATGTGCGACGAGCGCCGGGACCCTCGATTTTTTATTCGACTCGGCTAGGTTCTGAGTACGCCATTTTCCCGATTCTAAATAGTACGTTAACGACACCAGTGCCAAATTGAGACAGAGGCACCGTCGCTAGCGTCGAATCAACGTGCCCGCTCCGCGCCGGGTGAAAATCTCCAAAAGCATGCCATGCGGCACCCGGCCGTCGAGCACGACCGCTGCGTCCACCCCGGCCTCGACCGCGGCGACGCAGGTTTCGAGCTTCGGGATCATTCCTCCCGAGATCGTACCATCGGCACGCAGCCGCGCGATATCCGCCGGGGTGAGATCGGTCATCAGCGCGCCCTGCTTATCCAGCACCCCCGCGACATCAGTCAGCAGGAAGAAACGCGACGCACCGAGCGACGCGGCGATCGCGCCCGCCATCGTATCGGCATTGATATTATAGGTGTGGCCGTCGGCGCCGGCCGCGACCGGCGCAATCACCGGGATGATCCCGTCGCGCACCAGCGAATCGATCAGTCGCCGATCGACCGCTACCGGCTCGCCGACGAAGCCCAGATCGACATTGCGCTCGATCCCCTGCAACGGATCCGGCTTATTGCGGCCAACCTTTTCGGCCTGCACCAGCCCTGCGTCCTTGCCGGAAATACCCACCGCACGACCGCCCGCGCGGGTGATCCAGCTCACGATTTCTTTGTTGATCGATCCGGCCAGCACCATTTCGGCGACTTGCGCCGTTTCCGCATCGGTGACGCGCAGGCCATCGACGAAGCGTGATTCGACCCCCAGCCGCTTCAGCATGGCGCCGATCTGCGGGCCGCCGCCATGGACGACGACCGGGTTGATCCCAACCGCCTTGAGCAGCACGACATCCTCGGCGAAATCGCGCTGCGCCTCGGGATCGCCCATCGCATGGCCGCCATATTTCACC
Protein-coding sequences here:
- the folD gene encoding bifunctional methylenetetrahydrofolate dehydrogenase/methenyltetrahydrofolate cyclohydrolase FolD translates to MTAKTIDGKAFAAGLRARVAQGAAKLLAEGGRKPGLAVVLVGDDPASSVYVRSKGKATLAAGMESFEHRLPDTASEAELVALVERLNADPAVDGILVQLPLPSHIDERVVITRIDPDKDVDGFHPVNAGRLATGLEGFVPCTPLGCLMLLKDELGDLSGKDAVVIGRSNIVGKPMAQLLIGASCTVTVAHSRTRDLPDVVRRADIVVAAVGRAGMVKPDWVKPGATLIDVGINRTEAGLVGDIDPACAAVAGAMTPVPGGVGPMTIACLLRNALVSACRRQGVSCDI
- a CDS encoding DUF167 family protein gives rise to the protein MTAGTPEHFAARISAPPVDGAANAALIALIAKVFGVPKRDVAIVAGESARLKRLAITGDAQALAERARALYGDAP
- a CDS encoding YggT family protein; the encoded protein is MLTLTIIQILQVLLNVAWWIIVIQFVLSLLITFNVVNMQSNFVRSMAYGFDRLTEPLYRPIRRIMPNLGGLDLAPAVVLIGIAILRIVLNNVAASVMIGSL
- a CDS encoding PEPxxWA-CTERM sorting domain-containing protein, yielding MAAPTVSFAGGSGTTAAGTVVFQNFDSFAPGAALPGGTNAFAYDTSSSNGARPADGSTGNFGSVLGGGTWTTSFAPTSLFSFVLGSLDTYNSLTLHFVGGSSITYVGGQIINDLVFPSGNQSANGSNGVVTYNANGGPLINGATFSSEQNSFEFDNLARAVPEPATWALMILGFGAIGGAMRRRRTSVAYA
- the argB gene encoding acetylglutamate kinase, with protein sequence MNDHSPAPDLLAKAETLVEALPYLQRYAGQTFVVKYGGHAMGDPEAQRDFAEDVVLLKAVGINPVVVHGGGPQIGAMLKRLGVESRFVDGLRVTDAETAQVAEMVLAGSINKEIVSWITRAGGRAVGISGKDAGLVQAEKVGRNKPDPLQGIERNVDLGFVGEPVAVDRRLIDSLVRDGIIPVIAPVAAGADGHTYNINADTMAGAIAASLGASRFFLLTDVAGVLDKQGALMTDLTPADIARLRADGTISGGMIPKLETCVAAVEAGVDAAVVLDGRVPHGMLLEIFTRRGAGTLIRR